The Marivivens sp. LCG002 genome contains a region encoding:
- a CDS encoding ATP-binding protein — MPRIERNFKIDGRWVKAGALGFLLMISVATILYLGLSVSNKIQSQTTAASDNVQWTLAQMEVEYLSFKVATQDSLAQDEPDLKFVRTRFDILYGRVSTIAKGKIYAELRNAADFNAPLLAAQNLLDQAAAIIDLDDETLTARLPELDLLAEGIRPLVRQVALIGITHFAKVSDATRLEVLLTLSRVAGITIALVMALIILALVLFQLYRVSQLNSLQNKQTSARLQAMVSSTLDAVIVIDETGRIVEYNGAAESIFGFTRDEAMEQPIVDLIIPPKYRKAHMAGMKRYQKEHTRRVVGRGHVQLEAMRKNGEIFPCEFSIAEAKAGNRQLFVSFLRDISRQVQNEEELLRARDEALAGEKAKADLLAVMSHEMRTPLNGILGTIELMRDSEMTDQQKYLLRIMETSGNLLLHHVNDVLDVSRLDAGPVQIAQAPFALAPLLTELLDSQKGQAQRNNDVLEMEIIGAEDATVLGDQIKLRQILLNLTSNAIKFTHNGVIRLEVERHPSSNEFEFRVIDTGIGITEEDLARIFDDFVTLDTSYSRVSGGTGLGLGIAKRLVEAMGGEIGAESERGEGSLFWFRIPLPVLSVVEPKSVGTGKEFVSLSGRNQSLNILVVEDNQINRLVVQEMLVREGHQVTLAHDGLEGTEFADREHFDLILMDISMPKLDGVEAAQRIRESGGKSSGTRIIALTAHALPADIERFQKAGMDDALIKPITRQALNDLIQSKPSLKPVETVETKRPMPSQINAAMLTELAGDLGGERVANLVRQYIEETETILNEIYATVESAADETLIASVHKMAGSSAMFGADSFANKLRWLETLGKTGKAEQMRFELPDLRTIWKNTRVALEVEIGTHQHSH; from the coding sequence ATGCCTCGGATAGAACGCAACTTCAAAATCGATGGGCGCTGGGTCAAAGCCGGCGCTCTTGGTTTTCTGCTGATGATATCCGTTGCGACGATCTTGTATCTCGGTCTCAGCGTCAGCAACAAAATCCAGAGCCAGACGACCGCCGCCTCCGACAACGTCCAATGGACGCTTGCGCAGATGGAGGTGGAGTATCTCTCCTTCAAGGTGGCAACACAGGACTCGCTGGCCCAGGACGAGCCCGACCTCAAATTCGTCCGAACGCGTTTCGACATCCTCTATGGCCGTGTCTCCACCATCGCCAAGGGCAAGATCTACGCCGAGCTGCGCAATGCCGCAGATTTCAACGCGCCGCTCCTTGCGGCACAAAACCTGCTCGATCAGGCGGCGGCGATCATCGATCTGGATGACGAGACGCTGACTGCGCGCCTTCCCGAACTCGATCTACTTGCCGAAGGGATACGCCCTCTTGTGCGGCAAGTGGCGCTTATCGGGATCACGCATTTTGCCAAAGTCTCGGATGCAACGCGTCTCGAGGTGCTTTTGACGCTCTCGCGCGTCGCAGGTATAACTATCGCGCTGGTTATGGCCCTGATCATTCTCGCCTTGGTTCTGTTCCAGCTTTACCGCGTTTCGCAACTCAACTCGCTCCAGAACAAGCAGACCTCTGCCCGTCTTCAGGCAATGGTGAGTTCGACGCTCGACGCCGTCATCGTGATCGATGAAACGGGTCGGATCGTCGAATACAACGGCGCGGCCGAGAGCATCTTCGGTTTCACGCGTGACGAGGCGATGGAACAACCGATTGTCGATCTCATTATCCCGCCGAAATACCGCAAAGCGCATATGGCAGGGATGAAGCGATACCAGAAAGAGCATACCCGCCGCGTGGTGGGACGTGGTCACGTCCAGCTCGAGGCGATGCGCAAGAACGGCGAAATCTTCCCTTGCGAATTCTCGATCGCAGAGGCGAAAGCAGGCAACCGTCAGCTTTTTGTTTCGTTCCTGCGGGACATCTCGCGTCAGGTCCAGAACGAAGAAGAACTCCTGCGTGCCCGCGATGAAGCACTGGCAGGCGAGAAAGCCAAGGCCGATCTTCTGGCTGTCATGAGCCACGAAATGCGCACCCCGCTCAACGGTATTCTGGGCACCATCGAACTGATGCGCGACAGCGAAATGACCGATCAACAGAAGTATCTTCTGCGGATCATGGAGACATCGGGCAACTTGCTCTTGCACCATGTCAATGACGTGCTCGACGTTTCGCGTCTTGACGCCGGACCTGTCCAGATCGCCCAAGCCCCCTTTGCTCTTGCGCCGCTTTTGACCGAGCTTCTGGACTCGCAAAAGGGTCAGGCCCAGCGCAACAACGACGTGCTCGAGATGGAAATCATCGGGGCCGAGGACGCAACCGTTCTGGGCGACCAGATCAAGCTGCGTCAAATCCTGCTGAACCTCACCTCGAACGCGATCAAATTCACGCACAACGGCGTCATCCGTCTCGAGGTCGAGCGCCACCCGAGCAGCAACGAATTCGAATTCCGCGTCATCGATACGGGTATCGGGATCACCGAAGAGGATCTTGCCCGTATTTTCGATGATTTCGTGACGCTCGATACGTCCTATTCACGCGTTTCGGGCGGAACGGGGCTTGGGCTCGGGATCGCGAAACGACTTGTTGAAGCGATGGGCGGCGAGATCGGCGCAGAGTCCGAGCGCGGCGAAGGAAGCTTGTTCTGGTTCCGCATACCTCTCCCGGTCCTGAGCGTTGTCGAGCCCAAGTCCGTCGGCACAGGCAAAGAGTTTGTCTCGCTTTCGGGTCGAAACCAAAGCCTCAATATCCTTGTGGTCGAGGACAACCAGATCAACCGCCTTGTGGTTCAGGAAATGCTGGTCCGCGAAGGCCACCAAGTCACCTTGGCCCATGACGGTCTCGAAGGCACCGAATTTGCGGACCGCGAGCATTTCGATCTGATCCTGATGGATATCTCGATGCCGAAACTGGACGGAGTCGAAGCCGCCCAACGTATCCGCGAATCCGGTGGAAAATCGTCGGGAACACGCATTATCGCGCTAACCGCGCATGCGCTGCCCGCCGATATCGAGCGCTTCCAGAAAGCTGGCATGGATGATGCATTGATCAAACCGATCACGCGGCAGGCTTTGAATGATCTCATCCAGAGCAAGCCGAGCCTCAAGCCTGTCGAAACCGTGGAGACCAAACGACCGATGCCATCCCAAATCAACGCAGCGATGCTGACTGAACTTGCGGGCGATCTTGGGGGCGAGCGCGTTGCGAACCTTGTCCGCCAGTATATCGAAGAGACAGAAACGATCCTCAACGAGATTTACGCGACCGTCGAAAGCGCCGCTGACGAGACCCTTATCGCAAGCGTCCATAAAATGGCGGGATCGAGCGCCATGTTCGGGGCGGACAGCTTTGCCAACAAACTGCGCTGGCTTGAAACTTTGGGCAAGACGGGCAAAGCCGAACAGATGCGCTTCGAACTGCCCGATCTGCGCACGATCTGGAAGAATACGCGCGTCGCTCTCGAGGTTGAAATCGGAACGCACCAGCATAGCCACTAA
- a CDS encoding molybdopterin-dependent oxidoreductase: protein MLTVTGSIESTNQGDAAVFDLEMLEAMPSETYKTTTIWTDDVQVLTGVPLFDFLESIGAEGSYITATAVNDYAIDIPINEMKSSRALMAYHNFGEPMSLRDKGPLWIVFPYDEGPEYQTEINYSRSIWQLSKIEVVK, encoded by the coding sequence GTGCTCACCGTTACGGGCTCAATCGAATCAACCAACCAAGGTGACGCAGCGGTCTTCGACCTCGAAATGCTAGAGGCGATGCCCTCGGAGACCTATAAAACCACCACGATCTGGACCGATGATGTTCAGGTGCTGACGGGCGTGCCTCTTTTCGATTTCCTCGAAAGCATCGGTGCCGAGGGGAGCTATATCACCGCCACTGCAGTCAACGACTATGCGATCGATATTCCGATCAACGAAATGAAGAGCTCGCGGGCGCTTATGGCCTATCACAACTTCGGCGAGCCGATGTCGCTTCGGGACAAGGGACCGCTCTGGATCGTCTTCCCCTATGACGAAGGCCCCGAGTATCAAACTGAAATAAATTATTCGCGCAGCATCTGGCAATTGAGTAAGATCGAGGTCGTCAAATAA
- a CDS encoding response regulator transcription factor, whose amino-acid sequence MRVLIADDHDLVRETIGAFLIAEGVVEVKTAATLDDALDVVKETGSFDVVLLDYNMPGMKGLDGLAVMKQANGNRPVAILSGTATRDVADAALKAGAAGFVPKTLSSKSMVTAIRFMAAGETYAPFGFLQEAPTAGDGLLTRRETDVLRGICDGKSNKEIARDLDLQEVTVKLHVKTLSRKLDARNRTQAAMIARDRHLV is encoded by the coding sequence ATGCGAGTTTTGATTGCAGACGATCATGATCTTGTCAGAGAGACGATCGGCGCATTTTTGATTGCAGAGGGTGTGGTCGAGGTGAAGACCGCGGCGACCCTTGATGATGCTCTTGATGTGGTCAAAGAGACCGGCTCGTTCGATGTGGTTCTTCTGGACTACAACATGCCCGGAATGAAGGGGCTTGACGGTCTCGCCGTGATGAAACAGGCCAATGGCAATCGTCCTGTTGCGATCCTTTCGGGGACGGCGACGCGCGATGTAGCCGATGCCGCGCTCAAGGCGGGTGCTGCGGGATTTGTGCCCAAAACCCTGTCGTCCAAATCGATGGTCACTGCCATTCGGTTCATGGCTGCGGGCGAAACCTATGCTCCGTTCGGCTTCCTGCAAGAGGCCCCGACTGCGGGTGACGGGCTCTTGACCCGCCGCGAAACGGACGTGCTGCGCGGTATTTGCGACGGCAAGTCCAATAAGGAAATCGCGCGTGACCTCGATCTTCAGGAAGTCACCGTGAAGCTCCACGTAAAAACTCTCAGCCGCAAGCTTGATGCGCGTAACCGCACTCAGGCAGCCATGATTGCTCGGGACCGTCATTTGGTCTAA
- the flgB gene encoding flagellar basal body rod protein FlgB → MTTSIKDSLAVHSQALLLRGQRNNLIASNIANAATPGYKARDFDFATEMTKAVGAGELRVSNARHMATTSGNTGVELGYRQSTMPSLDGNTVEMSVEQMEFAENTVRYQASLEFLNRRISGLMSVIRGE, encoded by the coding sequence ATGACGACAAGCATCAAAGATAGTTTAGCCGTCCATTCCCAGGCTCTCCTTTTGCGCGGGCAACGGAACAATTTGATTGCGTCCAACATCGCGAACGCGGCGACCCCCGGTTACAAAGCGCGTGATTTCGACTTTGCGACCGAGATGACCAAAGCCGTGGGTGCGGGCGAGCTTCGTGTCAGCAACGCCCGTCATATGGCCACGACAAGCGGCAACACGGGTGTCGAGCTTGGCTATCGACAGTCCACGATGCCTTCACTCGACGGCAACACGGTCGAAATGTCGGTCGAACAGATGGAATTCGCAGAAAACACCGTGCGCTACCAAGCCTCGCTCGAATTTCTCAACCGCCGCATTTCCGGCCTCATGAGCGTCATTCGCGGAGAGTAA
- the flgC gene encoding flagellar basal body rod protein FlgC, producing the protein MAGNLNNVFDLAAGSMSSQLVRMNTIASNLANVGTVASTADQAYKTMRPVFETEFNQALGSREFLATPRVEEIVALDREPEQLYRPDHPKANEDGFVFASTVNVEEEMVEMMEASRQYQNTLEAVSTLRDLMARTVNMGK; encoded by the coding sequence ATGGCAGGCAACCTCAATAACGTCTTTGATCTCGCGGCTGGCTCGATGTCGTCGCAGCTGGTGCGGATGAACACCATTGCTTCGAACCTTGCCAACGTCGGTACCGTCGCGAGCACCGCGGATCAGGCCTATAAAACAATGCGCCCCGTCTTCGAGACCGAATTCAATCAGGCGCTCGGCTCGCGCGAGTTTCTTGCTACGCCGCGTGTCGAAGAAATCGTCGCGCTCGATCGCGAGCCCGAGCAGCTTTATCGCCCCGACCATCCCAAGGCCAATGAGGATGGGTTCGTCTTTGCGTCAACCGTGAACGTCGAAGAGGAAATGGTCGAAATGATGGAAGCGAGCCGCCAGTACCAGAACACGCTCGAAGCGGTTTCGACGCTGCGCGACCTTATGGCCCGCACCGTGAACATGGGAAAGTAA
- a CDS encoding flagellar hook capping FlgD N-terminal domain-containing protein: MVEISPTSSYYSNSVSDNKKGNEGGVLAQQDFLTLLTTQLRNQDPLSPMENAEFLGQMAQFSTVEGIDRVNATLGQMSAAANNNSSHIAMAANLLGHSVLVPGNTARPDAEGNIHGAVELPSRASDVVVTYSNVETGETLHSQSHGIQSQGLFGFTWDNVPDSIVENRDKVRITVTAKTDEGNLMLDPSVYAKVTSAIGGPSSPNIVLQVEDYGALDTLEVTAFR, translated from the coding sequence ATGGTAGAGATCAGCCCGACCTCGAGCTATTACTCCAACTCGGTTTCCGACAATAAAAAGGGAAACGAGGGCGGCGTGCTGGCCCAACAGGATTTCCTGACGCTGCTGACGACCCAGCTTCGGAACCAAGACCCGCTCTCGCCGATGGAGAACGCAGAGTTCCTCGGCCAGATGGCGCAGTTCTCGACCGTAGAGGGCATCGACCGCGTGAACGCGACCCTTGGTCAAATGAGCGCGGCGGCCAACAACAACAGCAGCCATATCGCGATGGCCGCCAATCTTCTCGGGCATTCGGTTCTTGTGCCGGGCAATACCGCGCGCCCAGATGCCGAAGGCAACATTCACGGCGCGGTCGAGCTTCCTTCGCGGGCCAGCGATGTGGTCGTTACCTACAGCAACGTCGAAACGGGCGAGACGCTGCATTCGCAATCCCACGGAATCCAGAGCCAAGGGCTCTTCGGGTTCACTTGGGACAATGTCCCCGACAGTATCGTGGAAAACCGTGACAAGGTCCGCATCACTGTCACCGCCAAAACCGACGAGGGCAATCTGATGCTCGACCCGTCGGTCTATGCCAAAGTGACGTCGGCCATCGGTGGCCCGTCTTCCCCCAACATCGTGCTTCAGGTCGAGGACTATGGTGCCCTCGATACGCTTGAAGTGACGGCCTTTCGCTAA
- a CDS encoding flagellar hook protein FlgE: MSMTTALSGLIAAQNDISTTSNNIANVGTNGFRKSRVQFADEFYTTPLGASRKAIGGGTHVQSVSVQFGQGNFMASGNTLDLAIQGSGFFSVGATMTEEGRAVEVAYTRSGAFNLNQDGQILDGLGRPMLTWPVAEDGSALEQSIAAARPVHVPTSRGVVKATENINLQMRLPSDDTMLNRQDAVPPTNAFDPMDPTTYTFTTTIPITDKAGDSMEAQAYFIKTDSPDALDPTSTFELRLYVDGVEQPAFGSPDSLIKFDEFGLVTPADATFNMGTPQGSWNVSFTGSMLEPQTAAVKSAKHDGANSSGLSNLEVDESGTIWANYGIEERLALGRVAIANFANPNGLRQLGNASYAATAESGTPKMAAAGKAGVGVIQSGMLERSNVDLTDELVSLISAQRNYQANAKAMETSSSLMQTILNIRS; the protein is encoded by the coding sequence ATGAGTATGACCACTGCACTTTCCGGTTTGATTGCCGCACAGAACGACATTTCGACCACTTCGAACAACATCGCGAACGTCGGCACGAACGGTTTTCGAAAAAGCCGCGTCCAGTTTGCGGACGAATTCTACACCACTCCGCTTGGTGCATCGCGCAAAGCCATCGGCGGCGGCACGCACGTGCAAAGCGTTTCGGTGCAATTCGGTCAGGGTAACTTCATGGCTTCGGGCAACACGCTCGACCTTGCGATCCAGGGTTCGGGGTTCTTCTCTGTCGGTGCGACCATGACCGAAGAAGGCCGTGCGGTCGAAGTGGCATATACCCGTTCGGGCGCGTTCAACCTCAACCAAGATGGTCAGATCCTAGACGGCCTCGGTCGTCCGATGTTGACGTGGCCGGTGGCCGAAGACGGCAGTGCGCTCGAACAGTCGATTGCCGCCGCACGCCCCGTTCACGTGCCGACCTCGCGCGGGGTGGTGAAAGCGACCGAGAACATCAATCTCCAGATGCGTCTTCCAAGCGACGACACCATGCTCAACCGTCAGGACGCGGTGCCGCCGACCAATGCTTTTGATCCGATGGACCCCACGACCTACACCTTTACGACGACCATTCCGATCACCGATAAAGCGGGCGACTCGATGGAGGCGCAGGCCTATTTCATCAAGACGGACAGCCCCGATGCGCTTGATCCCACCAGCACCTTTGAACTTCGTCTCTATGTCGACGGCGTCGAGCAGCCTGCATTCGGTTCGCCGGACTCCTTGATCAAATTCGATGAATTCGGTCTTGTCACGCCTGCGGATGCGACCTTTAACATGGGCACGCCGCAAGGTAGCTGGAACGTCAGTTTCACAGGCTCGATGCTCGAGCCCCAGACCGCAGCCGTAAAGAGCGCCAAGCATGACGGCGCAAACTCGTCGGGTCTGAGCAACCTCGAAGTCGACGAGTCGGGCACGATCTGGGCGAACTACGGGATCGAAGAACGTCTCGCTCTTGGTCGCGTCGCCATCGCGAACTTCGCCAATCCCAACGGACTGCGCCAGCTTGGCAACGCAAGCTATGCCGCCACCGCTGAATCAGGCACGCCCAAGATGGCGGCCGCAGGCAAGGCGGGTGTCGGCGTGATCCAGTCGGGTATGCTCGAGCGCTCGAACGTCGATCTCACGGACGAGCTTGTCTCGCTCATCTCGGCGCAGCGGAACTATCAGGCCAATGCCAAGGCGATGGAAACCTCATCGTCCTTGATGCAGACCATCCTGAACATCCGCAGCTAA
- a CDS encoding flagellar hook-basal body complex protein, with translation MDRMIYTVLNSMQNSQTLRSVSAQNLANQNVPGYRKDLVTDSSSAKLGFAEGFEARAFQTSRAGADFSQEVGFMNQTGDPFDISISDKGYFFVQEGNSEIGLSRRGDLRTDKDGLLLNGAGEKILNQAMQPITLPPYKRFTINEVGEILITPLDAPDGFQEVVATIATVVTDQPLEKGYDALIRPINGPMPRPNQLASVQQGVLEGSNVNITEELIANIDLQRNFELNMKMVSTAQELDEAGTRIMRPAQG, from the coding sequence ATGGACCGCATGATCTATACCGTTCTGAATTCGATGCAGAACTCCCAGACGCTGCGGTCCGTCTCTGCCCAGAACCTCGCCAACCAGAACGTTCCGGGTTATCGCAAGGACCTTGTGACCGACAGCTCCTCGGCAAAACTGGGTTTTGCCGAAGGGTTCGAGGCGCGGGCTTTTCAAACCTCTCGCGCAGGCGCGGATTTTTCGCAAGAGGTCGGGTTCATGAACCAGACCGGCGATCCTTTCGACATCTCGATCAGCGACAAGGGTTATTTCTTTGTCCAGGAAGGAAACTCGGAGATCGGACTTTCGCGGCGCGGGGACCTGCGCACGGATAAAGACGGTCTCTTGCTGAATGGTGCAGGTGAGAAAATCCTCAATCAGGCTATGCAGCCGATCACCCTGCCGCCCTATAAACGCTTTACGATCAACGAGGTCGGGGAGATCCTGATCACACCGCTGGATGCGCCCGACGGGTTTCAAGAGGTCGTTGCCACAATAGCCACCGTGGTGACGGATCAGCCGCTTGAAAAGGGCTATGACGCCCTGATCCGCCCGATCAACGGACCTATGCCGCGGCCCAATCAGCTTGCTTCGGTCCAGCAAGGTGTTCTTGAAGGCTCCAACGTGAACATCACGGAAGAGCTGATTGCGAACATCGATCTCCAGCGAAACTTCGAACTGAACATGAAGATGGTGTCGACCGCCCAAGAGCTTGATGAAGCGGGCACGCGAATAATGCGGCCTGCCCAGGGCTAA
- the flgG gene encoding flagellar basal-body rod protein FlgG, with product MSTNAMHVAKTGLNAQQTRLQVIANNLANVNTNGFKRDRVNFETLLYQVQRPGGDQTSETTNLTSPLALGTGVSVVSTDKLYTQGALMDTGNALDIGIEGQGFLQVLLPDGRIGYTRDGALSMNQEGTLTTSSGYIVQPELAIPQGANSISISADGIVSVVMPGETEPQEVGQLTLANFANPRGLEPIGENFLVETIASGPAIVSAPLADGAGELRQGMLEGSNVNVVQELVDMIETQRAYEINSKSISASDEMLQYMSNKL from the coding sequence ATGTCCACCAACGCCATGCACGTCGCCAAGACGGGCCTCAACGCACAGCAGACCCGACTTCAGGTCATTGCCAACAACCTTGCCAACGTCAACACCAACGGCTTCAAGCGCGACCGTGTTAACTTTGAGACGCTCCTGTATCAGGTGCAGCGTCCGGGCGGGGATCAAACCTCGGAGACGACCAACCTGACGTCGCCGTTGGCGCTGGGCACGGGTGTGTCGGTCGTGAGCACCGACAAGCTCTATACCCAAGGCGCCTTGATGGACACAGGCAACGCTCTTGATATCGGGATCGAGGGGCAGGGGTTCTTGCAGGTTCTGCTCCCCGACGGGCGGATCGGCTATACCCGTGACGGCGCGCTTTCGATGAACCAAGAAGGCACGCTCACCACATCGAGCGGTTATATCGTCCAACCCGAACTCGCGATCCCCCAAGGAGCGAATTCGATTTCGATCTCGGCCGATGGCATCGTCAGTGTCGTGATGCCCGGCGAGACAGAGCCGCAAGAAGTCGGACAGCTCACGCTTGCCAATTTCGCCAACCCGCGCGGTCTTGAACCCATCGGTGAAAACTTCCTCGTCGAAACGATTGCTTCCGGCCCCGCCATCGTCTCCGCCCCGCTTGCCGATGGCGCAGGCGAGCTGCGGCAGGGCATGCTCGAAGGGTCCAACGTCAACGTCGTGCAAGAGCTTGTCGATATGATCGAGACCCAGCGGGCCTACGAGATCAATTCCAAGTCCATCTCCGCTTCCGACGAGATGCTCCAATACATGTCCAACAAGCTTTGA
- a CDS encoding flagellar basal body L-ring protein FlgH, which produces MRLFSALALVSLAACSTYTQEKESLNYQPVFPADQHYAAFSEPTGGIYANGAPGLFVMDRRAGKVGDVLTVELNERFTASKTQSAGGSRSGDFEIDLPNALSANVDGADFTSGTSQSFSGNGSASQSNSLRGKFTVQVVRILPGGLLEIMGEKRMTLNLGHEYIRLTGMVRPEDISSDNIVASDRIANARIEYVGAGDTADTARQGWLRRGMNAVSPL; this is translated from the coding sequence ATGCGCCTCTTCTCTGCCCTTGCTCTTGTGTCTCTTGCGGCCTGTTCGACCTATACGCAGGAAAAAGAGTCCCTGAATTATCAGCCCGTTTTCCCCGCTGACCAGCACTATGCGGCCTTTTCCGAGCCGACGGGCGGCATTTATGCCAACGGGGCTCCGGGTCTGTTCGTGATGGACCGCCGCGCCGGCAAAGTCGGTGATGTGCTCACCGTCGAACTCAACGAGCGCTTTACCGCCTCCAAGACCCAATCGGCAGGCGGAAGCCGTTCGGGCGACTTCGAGATCGATCTTCCCAATGCGCTTTCCGCAAACGTTGATGGTGCCGATTTCACCTCAGGCACCTCGCAAAGTTTTTCGGGCAACGGCTCGGCCTCGCAGTCCAATTCGCTGCGCGGCAAATTCACCGTTCAGGTCGTGCGTATCCTTCCCGGCGGATTGCTCGAGATCATGGGGGAAAAGCGGATGACGCTGAACCTTGGTCACGAATACATTCGCCTGACGGGTATGGTGCGCCCCGAAGATATTTCCTCCGATAACATCGTCGCTTCGGACCGCATCGCCAATGCACGCATCGAATATGTCGGCGCAGGCGATACTGCGGATACGGCCCGCCAAGGCTGGCTTCGTCGCGGCATGAACGCAGTGAGCCCGCTCTGA
- a CDS encoding flagellar basal body P-ring protein FlgI, with the protein MRRSLFLAFCALWLASVAQADRLKDMTSIAGVRSNPLVGYGVVVGLSGTGDGNSGLTLQSMQSMLSRMGLTVDVGDINAKNAAAVMVTADMQPFLKVGQEIDVTVSTVGQAKSLQGGTLLMTPLMGADGEIYAIAQGNLIVGGMGVEGADGSSITVNIPTVGRVPNGATIEQMVESPFQESDHLMLNLNRGDFSTAASVARAINDVFGPEVALALDGTSIRVRAPFDADQRVTFMGLLENIEVTPDRPSARVVVNSRTGTVVIGGEVLVSPAAVTHGGLTVRVNEDFNVDQGAAVVTGNGATVVAPTDPTVTPDSGIAVDQQEARAFLFDPGVSLSSLVDAINAVGASPGDLVAILEALREAGALRAELVVI; encoded by the coding sequence ATCCGCCGTTCCCTTTTCCTCGCTTTTTGTGCTCTGTGGCTTGCTTCGGTGGCTCAGGCGGACCGTCTCAAGGACATGACATCGATTGCCGGTGTCCGCTCTAACCCGCTTGTCGGGTATGGGGTCGTCGTCGGTCTTTCGGGAACGGGGGATGGCAATTCGGGTCTGACGCTGCAATCCATGCAATCCATGCTCTCGCGCATGGGGCTCACCGTCGATGTGGGCGATATCAATGCCAAGAACGCAGCGGCCGTCATGGTCACTGCCGATATGCAACCCTTTCTAAAGGTCGGGCAAGAGATCGACGTCACCGTTTCGACCGTAGGTCAGGCCAAGTCGCTTCAGGGTGGCACCCTTTTGATGACGCCTCTCATGGGCGCGGATGGCGAGATTTACGCCATTGCCCAAGGCAATCTCATCGTCGGCGGTATGGGCGTCGAAGGCGCTGATGGATCCTCGATCACCGTCAATATTCCCACTGTGGGCCGCGTTCCGAATGGGGCTACGATCGAACAAATGGTTGAAAGCCCGTTCCAGGAAAGCGACCATCTGATGCTCAACCTGAACCGCGGTGATTTCTCGACCGCCGCAAGCGTTGCCCGCGCGATCAACGACGTCTTCGGCCCCGAAGTCGCTCTTGCGCTCGACGGCACGTCGATCCGCGTTCGGGCGCCGTTCGATGCGGATCAGCGTGTTACCTTCATGGGGCTACTTGAAAACATCGAAGTGACCCCTGATCGTCCCTCTGCCCGCGTAGTCGTAAACTCTCGCACGGGAACCGTTGTCATCGGCGGTGAAGTTCTCGTCTCGCCAGCCGCCGTCACGCACGGCGGACTGACCGTCCGCGTGAACGAAGATTTCAACGTCGACCAAGGCGCCGCTGTTGTCACAGGTAACGGGGCGACTGTCGTGGCTCCGACCGATCCGACCGTTACCCCCGACTCCGGTATCGCCGTGGATCAGCAAGAAGCCCGCGCGTTTCTCTTTGATCCGGGCGTGTCGCTTTCTTCTTTGGTCGACGCGATCAACGCGGTCGGTGCCAGTCCGGGCGATCTCGTCGCTATCCTCGAAGCGCTCCGCGAGGCGGGTGCGCTGCGGGCGGAACTTGTCGTGATCTGA
- a CDS encoding rod-binding protein: MDINALQNGPISFAPNQSAQGREEDLRKAAEGFEEFFLRIMLKSARSTGVEDKLTGSSAVKSTQDLFDAEIARVSSGRTGFGIADAVVRQFSGHLTYKGMK, encoded by the coding sequence ATGGATATCAACGCGCTCCAGAACGGCCCCATTTCCTTTGCGCCGAACCAATCTGCCCAAGGACGGGAGGAGGACCTTCGCAAAGCAGCCGAGGGGTTCGAGGAATTTTTCCTGCGGATCATGCTCAAGAGCGCCCGCTCTACAGGCGTCGAGGACAAGCTGACGGGGTCGAGCGCTGTGAAATCCACACAGGATCTTTTCGATGCCGAGATTGCGCGCGTTTCGTCGGGGCGCACGGGGTTCGGTATTGCCGATGCCGTCGTGCGCCAATTTTCGGGTCATTTGACCTATAAGGGGATGAAATAA